One part of the Hydra vulgaris chromosome 01, alternate assembly HydraT2T_AEP genome encodes these proteins:
- the LOC136075392 gene encoding uncharacterized protein LOC136075392 isoform X1, which yields MVSGSLSLNKMKLNHLTINSYNRQDAYESHKQFIKTVQDYSIKTSQFSFDKVEDVFSLMSLPPKHQLMRWSTELSLRNNIASGIHYIECNLGKFLYESVQHLIALHRVQEIKLAVDQELTWFNSPKLVPKSIGIFPPQNLIEKFKEVLFRKPASTEISEYGMNPNTLAELCCTRWLSSDHMMQISSILNSIQSHSKVIYFNFIGNIEHYVSRLTSVPSKLIFIINVGGNNEKTFSGTDFNPGSHWAFAVYNNIECSFYYGDSLGWSVPDDFLCKVKLLIRKLYHLNKEVSITYCHDPKTHRYGVKKCSSLCRGNYPMQTCGNICGVITIIICAISCLNYDFFVHIISNDKRENSNYIFLQEPTKYSKYLRLVLMSWFISKEINLDFVIPALGEVSSSYEVPSYKDFKYTNVSESSLNKNNIVNIESNNFSSLKCAFCNITFTKKKNMQRHIKNKHKSINEAQAYIQSGNSFCLECGFQCRQINGLRKHLFMVHFYTFQKEKLSFSNFKEFDLWKSDIESNNSTQYVLPSGEKLDKNGRKVSYYQCNRSGFYKSMAKKRITKSSGTRKIAKNCTSTLKVYQNLDGTILVHACYSHYGHSNEIQHISLSNAQRLEIASKLKMGITKDRILDDIRDEMGSVQSRLHLTQYQDIKNLEKAFNINSIQLHANDQDSVAIWLKEWQMKENNHVLHYKLQGESDTFNKFKDADFIIIMQTEHQKKILQQFGKNGVCIDSTHGTNAYDFLLTTILVIDEFGEGQPVGWCISNSDSFRFLKLFFIKLKEHSGNFCPIWIMSDMASQYYEAFCDAYLCEPLKFWCTWHVDKAWREELHKKIHNLEMEADIYKRIRFLLQLSDRNLFDDYLHLLMNYLHSSDLTQLFAEYFEKYWVSNKQNWSFCYRMGLGINTNMYVESFHKVFKYSYLQGKHNKRIDNCLFALLKFNRDKVYERIIKLTKGKISFKLKMVHSRHIASLQLNESFTLDDKGARLVQSETNACQYRVLKHQELCEINECFTKCPECKVCAHLYSCDCMDFLTKNIPCKHIHLIHRLSRVCVTKKNEPIHLPTHSIELECKVIKGCEPADINILKNNIIKNLNNLVNLVTCSTVSDEEGLKSLHKNISLAQNTFLNLTTNKQNELHFKSNVPSNTRITKQSPFYSTTKKA from the exons ATG gTATCTGGTAGCTTATCTCTAAACAAAATGAAGCTTAATCATCTTACGATCAATAGTTATAATCGACAAGATGCATACGAGTCacataaacaatttataaaaactgttcAAGATTATTCCATCAAAACCAGCCAGttttcttttgataaagttgAAGATGTGTTTTCTCTTATGAGTTTGCCACCTAAACATCAGTTAATGAGATGGTCAACTGAATTATCTCTCCGCAATAATATTGCAAGTGGAATCCATTACATAGAATGTAATTTAGGAAAATTCCTCTATGAAAGTGTTCAGCATCTAATAGCGCTTCATAGGGTTCAAGAGATCAAATTAGCAGTTGATCAAGAGCTGACATGGTTTAATTCTCCAAAGTTGGTACCAAAATCAATTGGTATATTCCCTCctcaaaatttaattgaaaaattcaagGAAGTGCTTTTTAGAAAGCCAGCTAGTACAGAAATTTCAGAATATGGGATGAACCCTAATACTTTAGCTGAGTTATGCTGTACTAGATGGCTCTCCTCAGATCATATGATGCAAATATCtagtattttaaattctattcaAAGCCATTCAAAGGTaatttactttaactttataGGAAATATTGAGCATTATGTGTCAAGATTAACTTCTGTCCCGAGcaaattgatatttattataaatgttggAGGAAACAATGAGAAAACATTCTCTGGCACAGATTTTAATCCTGGTTCCCATTGGGCATTTgcagtttataataatattgagTGTAGTTTTTACTATGGAGATTCATTAGGTTGGTCAGTTCCAgatgattttttatgtaaagttaaATTATTGATCAGGAAATTGTATCACTTAAATAAAGAGGTTAGCATTACATACTGTCATGATCCAAAAACGCACAGATATGGCGTTAAAAAATGCAGTTCATTATGCAGAGGAAACTACCCAATGCAGACATGTGGAAATATTTGTGGAgttattactataataatttgTGCAATATCTTGTTTAAATTATGATTTCTTTGTACATATAATAAGCAATGATAAAAGAGAGAACAGTAATTACATTTTTCTACAAGAGCCtacaaaatattctaaatatttaagattggTTTTAATGTCATGGTTTATtagtaaagaaataaatttggaTTTTGTTATTCCTGCTTTAGGTGAAGTTTCTAGCAGTTATGAAGTGCCTTCTTATAAAGATTTCAAATATACAAATGTTTCTGAATCATcattaaataagaataatattgttaatatagaAAGTAACAATTTTTCATCTCTAAAATGTGCATTTTGCAACATTACTTTCaccaaaaaaaagaatatgcagcgacatataaaaaataagcacAAATCGATTAATGAAGCTCAAGCATATATTCAGTCAGGCAATTCTTTTTGTCTAGAGTGTGGCTTTCAATGCAGACAAATTAATGGTTTacgaaaacatttatttatggttcatttttatacttttcagaaagaaaaattatcattttctaattttaaag aATTTGATTTGTGGAAATCAGATATTGAAAGTAATAACTCAACGCAATATGTTTTACCTTCTGGTGAAAAGTTGGATAAAAATGGTAGGAAAGTATCATACTATCAATGCAACAGAAGTGGATTTTATAAAAGCATGGCAAAGAAAAGAATAACCAAAAGTAGTG gcactcgaaaaattgcaaaaaattgcacatCCACTCTAAAAGTTTACCAAAACTTAGATGGAACAATTCTGGTTCACGCTTGTTATTCTCACTATGGACATAGCAATGAAATTCAACATATTTCCCTATCAAATGCTCAAAGACTAGAAATTGCCAGCAAACTAAAAATGGGTATAACCAAAGATAGAATCCTAGATGATATTAGAGATGAAATGGGTTCTGTTCAATCCAGATTACATTTAACTCAATACCAAGATATTAAAAATCTCGAAAAAGCATTTAACATTAATTCTATACAACTTCATGCTAATGACCAAGATAGTGTTGCAATTTGGCTAAAAGAGTGGCAAATGAAGGAAAATAATcatgttttacattataaattacAGGGAGAGTCagatacatttaataaatttaaagatgcTGACTTTATCATTATAATGCAAACAgagcatcaaaaaaaaattttacaacagtTTGGCAAAAATGGTGTTTGTATTGATTCCACACATGGCACCAATGCCTATGATTTTCTGCTGACAACAATATTAgttattgatgaatttggagaGGGGCAACCTGTTGGATGGTGCATATCAAATAGTGATTCATTCagatttctaaaattattttttataaaactaaaagaacATTCTGGAAATTTTTGTCCAATTTGGATAATGAGTGATATGGCATCACAATATTATGAAGCGTTTTGTGATGCTTATTTGTGTGAGCCTTTAAAGTTCTGGTGTACTTGGCATGTTGATAAAGCTTGGAGAGAagaattgcataaaaaaatacacaatcTTGAAATGGAAGCAGATATATATAAACGTATTCGCTTTCTTTTACAGCTAAGTGATAGAAACCTATTTGATGactatttacatttattaatgaATTACTTGCACTCATCCGATTTAACACAATTATTTGCTGAGTATTTTGAGAAATATTGGGTcagtaataaacaaaattggtCATTCTGTTATCGTATGGGTCTTGGcataaatacaaatatgtatGTTGAATCTTTTCACAAGGTCTTCAAGTACAGTTACCTACAAGGCAAGCATAATAAAAGAATTGATAATTGCTTGTTTGCTTTGTTAAAGTTTAACAGAGACAAAGTATatgaaagaataataaaattaactaaaggTAAGATCAGCTTTAAGTTGAAAATGGTGCATTCTAGGCACATTGCAAGTCTGCAACTGAATGAAAGTTTTACTTTGGATGATAAAGGAGCAAGACTAGTACAGTCTGAAACAAATGCTTGCCAATACAGAGTTTTAAAACACCAAGAGTTGTGTGAAATAAATGAATGCTTCACAAAATGTCCAGAATGTAAAGTATGTGCTCATTTATATAGTTGCGACTGTATGGATTTTCTAACCAAAAATATCCCCTGTAAACACATTCATTTAATACATCGTCTTAGCAGGGTTtgtgtaactaaaaaaaatgaacctATTCATTTGCCAACACATTCTATTGAATTAGAGTGTAAAGTTATAAAAGGATGTGAACCTGcagatattaatattttaaaaaataacattattaaaaatttaaacaatctaGTTAATTTAGTTACCTGTAGTACAGTATCAGATGAAGAAGGTTTGAAGAGCTTACACAAAAATATATCGTTAgctcaaaatacttttttaaatttaacaacaaataagCAAAATGAATTACATTTCAAAAGTAATGTTCCATCAAACACTCGAATAACCAAGCAGTCTCCATTttattcaacaacaaaaaaagcgTAA